TAGCTTGCTCCTTTTGCTTGTGGTAGATTTTTATTAAAATTTTAACATAACGCTGACGATCAGCCTTGCGCCGCCAACTTAGAAGCTAATAGGCAAGCTAATTGTGCGTCGGCGACGTCGCCTTGTTAGGCGCTTATTGATTCTCCTTCATTTTTCTACTTCAAGTGCTATGCGACACTTAATGGATTGATACGCTCAATCTTCTTCTTGCCGGCCCGCGCTGCCTCCCAAAGATCTACGGCACGCTGAGCGTTGAGCCAAAACTCCGGCGTATTGCCGAACAAGCGGGCGAGGCGAAGCGCCATCTCGGGGCTGACTGCCCGACGTTCCCGGACCAACTCATTGACCGTCTGGCGCGACACACCAAGCGCCCTAGCAAGACTCGACACGGTAAGGCCGTAATCCGGCAAGAAATCCTCGCGCAGTATCTCGCCGGGATGAGTCGGTCGAATTTCACGCTCTCCCATATTCTGAATACTCATGTTTTACACCTCATCTTAGTGGTAGTCCGTAAGTTCTACGTCGTAGGCGTCGCCGTTGACAAACCGGAAGCATATGCGCCATTGGTCATTGACGGAGATCGAACACTGTCCCTGCCGTTCTCGTTCGAGTTCGTGGAGTCGATTGCTTGGCGGAACCTTCAAGTCATCCAAACCCGTTGCCAAGTCGACGTGCTCCAGCTTGCGGATTGCCCGCTTGCTGATTTCCGGCGGAAAACGCTTTGATTTACCCTTTTGGTAAAACTCTTGCGTATGCCTATCGGCAAACGTCTTGATCATGCGTCAATAGTAAGCTATCACGTGACACTTGTCAATGCCCGAAAGAACATCAATAGCGAGACGATCTAATTTCTCTACCGAGGGCACTACCATATATTTCCCTCCCTTGTTGAGGCCTAACGCCAAAGCTCACGGGCGGCAATGAAGCGTAGCGGAATTGCCGTCCTAGTGCAGCGCCTTGCTAGCCATCGCCTGTTTTCCTTGTCAATTCACTCGCCAACATCTCCGCCTGCTTAAGCACCGTCTCGGTGGCCAACTTCTGCATATCAGGCGGATACCCAAATTGCCTCAACGTCCTTTTTACAATGACTTTGAGTTTCGCCTTTACGCTTTCCTTGATCGTCCAATCAATCGAGGCATTGGCTTTTACTTTCTCAAACAGCACAACGGCCAACTCGCGCAATTTGTCTTGTTGCATCAGTTCTCTGGCGCTGTCATTGTTGGCTACGGCGGTGTAGAAGGCGTATTCATAGTCGCTCATGCCCATCTCTTCGGCTTGCTTGTCAGACTTGACGATCTCCTTGCTGATGTTGATCAGCTCGTCCATGACTTCCGCCGCCGTGAGCACTTTGGCGTGATACCGCTTGATGGCATCTTGCAGCATTTCCATCAGGGTTCGGCTTTGCACCAGATTCTTTTTGGCGCGCGCTTTGATTTCGTCGTTGAGCAGTTTTTTCAGCACTTCGAGCGCTACGTTTTTGTGCTCCTTGTTTTTTAGCTCCAGCAAAAACTCCTCGGAAAGAATCGAAATATCAGGTTTCTTGATTCCGGCAGCGTCGAACACATCAATGACTTGCTCCGATACCAGCGCCTTGTCAATCACCTGCCGGATGGTCGATTCAATCTCTTCATTGGTGCGTCCTGAGCCGGTACTGTCGAACTTTGCGAGCCGCGCCTTCACCGCCTGAAAGAAGGCGATTTCATCCTTCACGTCCATGGCCTGCTCGTGCGGAATGGCAATGGCAAATGCCTGCGACAAGGCGGTGACTTCATCGATATAGCGCTTCTTGCCATCCTCCAGTCCGAGGATATGCTCCTCGGCCGCCAGGATCATGTAAAGTTTTCTGGAGGTGTCGGCCTCGAAATAATCCTCGTAAGGGAAGGCGTGATACATGCCGGCCACCACTTCGATCTTCTCCAGCATCAATTGCACGGCCTGTTCCTGGGCCAGCATGGGGTCGCCCTTGCCACCGGCATCGGCATAGAACGACAGCGCCTGCTTAAGATCGGAGGCAATGCCCAGATAGTCCACCACCAAGCCCGCCGGTTTATCACCGTAAACCCGGTTCACCCGCGCAATGGCCTGCATCAGGTTGTGGCCCTTCATGGGCTTGTCAATATAGAGGGTGTGCATACAGGGCGCATCGAAGCCGGTAAGCCACATATCGCGCACGATGACCAGCTTCAGCTCATCATCGGGGTTTTTCATGCGCTCGGCGAGGGTCTTACGTTGCTCTTTGGTGGTGTGATGCCCGGCCAGCTTCGGGCCATCCGCAGATGCCGCCGTCATCACCACCTTGATCACGCCTTGGGTCAGATCGGGTGAATGCCATTCCGGCTTCAGCTTGATGATCTCTTCATACAGCTCTGCGGCAATGCGCCGCGACATGGCCACAATCATGGCCTTGCCCGCAAATACTTCCTGGCGTTTCTCGAAATGCGCCACGATGTCCTGCGCCACATTCCGGATGCGTTGCGCTGCGCCGACCAAGGCCTCCATCTTCGTCCACTTGGCCTTGGCCTTCTGGGTCTCGGTCAACTCATCCTGTTCCAGTTCCTCGTCCAGCTCGGCAATGAGCTGCTTGCCCTCGTCGCTGAGCGAAACGCGGGCCAGGCGGCTTTCGTAGTAAATCTTCTTGGTCGCGCCGTCTTCCACCGCCTGGGCGATGTCATACACATCGACATAATTGCCGAACACCGCCGGAGTGTTGACATCGTTCTTTTCGATGGGCGTGCCGGTGAATCCAAGGTAGGTCGCGTTCGGCAGGGCATCGCGCAGATATTTGGCAAAGCCGTATACGATTTTCTTACCAGTGACATTGCCTTGCGCGTCCTTCTCATCCACGGTTTTGGCCTTGAAGCCGTACTGGGTGCGGTGCGCCTCGTCGGCGATTACCACCACATTGCGGCGGTCGGTCAGCTCCTCGTAGATATTTCCTTCTTCTGGCTGGAACTTCTGGATGGTGGTAAAAATCACCCCGCCGGACGCTACTCTCAATAGCCGTTTCAACTCTTTGCGATCGTCCACCTGCACCGGCTCCTGCCGCAATAGCTGGGTACAGGAGGCAAAGGTATCGAACAATTGATCATCCAGATCGTTGCGGTCGGTGATCGTGACGACGGTGGGGTTATCCAGCGCCAGCACGACCTTGCCGGTGTAGAACACCATCGACAGCGACTTGCCGCTGCCCTGCGTGTGCCACACCACCCCGGCCTTGCGGTCCCCCGGCGGTTGGTCCTTGACACTCGCCAAGCCGTAACTCTCCGGCGTTTCCGCCACCCCCATTGGCGCTTCACTCGTCGCCCGCAAGGTGGAAGCCACTGCTGCGTTGACGGCGTAGTATTGGTGATAGGCCGCCAGCTTCTTCACGGTGCTGATGCTGATCACACCCGTTGCCGGGTCTTCCTTCTTCGACTTTTCAAACACGATAAAATGGCGCAGCAAATCCAGTAGCGTCGCCTTGTTTAACATGCCCTGGATCAAGGTCTCCAACTGACTGATAAGCTTAGATGCCTCCAGCTTGCCGTCCGCCGTTTTCCACGCCATGAACCGGGAGAGGCCCGCCGACAACGAGCCCACTTTGGCCTCCAGCCCGTCCGATATCACCAATAGGCCGTTGTAGGCGAATAGGCCGGGAATCACTTCCTTGTAGGTCTGCAATTGCTGGTAGGCGGATTTGATGGTGGCGTTTTCATCGGCGGCGTTTTTGAGTTCCATCACCACCAGCGGCAGGCCGTTGACGAACAAGACCACATCCGGGCGCTTGCTCTGGTGTCCCTGATTTGTGTGGTTGCCGATCACCGTAAACTGATTGGCAACCACAAATTCGTTGTTCTCGGGATTGGCGAAATCCACCAGCCATACCAGGTCGCCACGCTCGTTGCCTTTGTGCTGGTAGGTGACCTTGATGCCCTCGGTCAACATGCGGTGAAAGGCTTCGTTGTTGGCGATCAGTTCCGGCGAGTTCAGGCGCTGCACCTGTTTAATCGCCTGCTCGCGCACATCGGCGGGTATTGACG
This Actinomycetota bacterium DNA region includes the following protein-coding sequences:
- a CDS encoding type I restriction endonuclease subunit R, translated to MTTSKITESAIEGLAIELFEKLGYQYVYAPDIAPDSETPEREHFEDVLLLERMRSAVAWINPSIPADVREQAIKQVQRLNSPELIANNEAFHRMLTEGIKVTYQHKGNERGDLVWLVDFANPENNEFVVANQFTVIGNHTNQGHQSKRPDVVLFVNGLPLVVMELKNAADENATIKSAYQQLQTYKEVIPGLFAYNGLLVISDGLEAKVGSLSAGLSRFMAWKTADGKLEASKLISQLETLIQGMLNKATLLDLLRHFIVFEKSKKEDPATGVISISTVKKLAAYHQYYAVNAAVASTLRATSEAPMGVAETPESYGLASVKDQPPGDRKAGVVWHTQGSGKSLSMVFYTGKVVLALDNPTVVTITDRNDLDDQLFDTFASCTQLLRQEPVQVDDRKELKRLLRVASGGVIFTTIQKFQPEEGNIYEELTDRRNVVVIADEAHRTQYGFKAKTVDEKDAQGNVTGKKIVYGFAKYLRDALPNATYLGFTGTPIEKNDVNTPAVFGNYVDVYDIAQAVEDGATKKIYYESRLARVSLSDEGKQLIAELDEELEQDELTETQKAKAKWTKMEALVGAAQRIRNVAQDIVAHFEKRQEVFAGKAMIVAMSRRIAAELYEEIIKLKPEWHSPDLTQGVIKVVMTAASADGPKLAGHHTTKEQRKTLAERMKNPDDELKLVIVRDMWLTGFDAPCMHTLYIDKPMKGHNLMQAIARVNRVYGDKPAGLVVDYLGIASDLKQALSFYADAGGKGDPMLAQEQAVQLMLEKIEVVAGMYHAFPYEDYFEADTSRKLYMILAAEEHILGLEDGKKRYIDEVTALSQAFAIAIPHEQAMDVKDEIAFFQAVKARLAKFDSTGSGRTNEEIESTIRQVIDKALVSEQVIDVFDAAGIKKPDISILSEEFLLELKNKEHKNVALEVLKKLLNDEIKARAKKNLVQSRTLMEMLQDAIKRYHAKVLTAAEVMDELINISKEIVKSDKQAEEMGMSDYEYAFYTAVANNDSARELMQQDKLRELAVVLFEKVKANASIDWTIKESVKAKLKVIVKRTLRQFGYPPDMQKLATETVLKQAEMLASELTRKTGDG
- a CDS encoding HigA family addiction module antidote protein — protein: MSIQNMGEREIRPTHPGEILREDFLPDYGLTVSSLARALGVSRQTVNELVRERRAVSPEMALRLARLFGNTPEFWLNAQRAVDLWEAARAGKKKIERINPLSVA
- a CDS encoding type II toxin-antitoxin system RelE/ParE family toxin encodes the protein MIKTFADRHTQEFYQKGKSKRFPPEISKRAIRKLEHVDLATGLDDLKVPPSNRLHELERERQGQCSISVNDQWRICFRFVNGDAYDVELTDYH